AATCCACCGGTTGGGGGTGACGATCGTGACCACGGAAAACGGCGAAAAGACGGACGCCGTTGGCTTTCCTGGAGCCCTGCTCAAATTCGAGTCTGGTTTACAGGTTAGCCGCCTTTGTAGGTGTGCACTCCACGGGCTCCCCGAGAAGCACGATGTAAATTGTGCCCTCGTACTCCACCAGCACCACGCACGAGGTTGACGTTTCAGAATCCGAGGAGGGACAGTGAATTTTATCCCGCGGGATATCCACGATTTGACCTTCCGGTTTCCCGACAACCTCAACACCGTGCCCGATCGTAGTTTCGCCTTTTATGCTTTCTGGCAATCCCTCTGCCGAAGCGACCATGCGGATTTTTTGAAGTTTCACGATCGCAGACTTTCCTTTCAGGAAATAGAGCTTGGCAAACCACGGATCGCCTTCAGGTTTCGCAGAGAAACCCGGTGGCACGTGCGGAGAAAGAAAGATCGGAGGAGCTTGTGGTGGAATTTTTGGATAGCACTTTTTGGTTACCCCTGGAGGTACGATCACGTACGGTGGGCGGGGTGTCACCTCATGCGCTAGGTGAATGAGTCGCCCATTGGGCTTGAAACAGTTACCGTCAGAACAACTGGGAGGATCCGGACAGGCCGACGGGCTGGAGCAATGACAGGAACCTACGGTGCGGCGGATGGCGTCGGAATACACGACCGTCCCTGGATTCCCCTCAACCGGGCAGGCCATGCCGTAGTAATAGTAAATCGGGCTCGACGGGGGCGGCGGCACATAAAGGCAGTACTCATAAAAAAGGCAAACGCACGGTCCTCTTGTTTCGGTTGCTGTGTTGGTTGGCCCGCATTGGCAGCCGTCACCGCCCTGCGCCACATTCCCGAAACACACCACCACAAACGCCAGCGTTACGATTCCCAGCACGACTGCTGGAGCCCACTTGGCCGACCGAGCCATGGCTCGAACCTCCTCATTGAAAAGACCCTGGTTATTACACCCCACGCCTACTGCGTGTTTGCGCTCATCGGGAGTAGGAGAGAATAAAGTTAAGAATCGACTCTGTTTTCTATCCCAACGCGCAGAGGTTTGTCAATCCCCTCATATTGACTAAATCGGCCAGTCCTAATGAGTGGATTGGCTCCGGCGTGGTAACCAGTGATAGTGTTTGTGTCCCGCTCATCCTACGGCAATGTCACTCGCGGATGAGTTCGCGAATGGTCATTCCCGCGGGAATCATTGGCAACACGTGTTCCTGATAGGGGACAAGAACATCCAGGAGGAAGGGGCCCTCACTGTCGATCAGCTCTTTGAGGCCATCCAGGAGTTCTGATTTGTGCCGAATATGCCGAGCCTTCCAATTGAAGCCTTTGGCGATGGTCACAAAATCGGGATAGTGATACCGCGGAGCAAGCCCCTGCCCCTGTCCGACGGCCTCTGGCTCGTCGATTGGGCCGAGATAGGTATGCGCCCGGTTCCGGGCATGAAAGCGGTCTTCCCATTGGACCACCATGCCCAGGTGCTGATTATTGAGAAGCAGTACTTTAACCGGCACCTTCTCGCAGTAGCAGGTGGCCATCTCCTGAATATTCATGAGGAAACTACCGTCGCCATCGATATCGATGACAAGTTTATCCGGATGGGCAATCTTGGCACCGATGGCCGCGGGCAGCCCAAATCCCATTGTTCCCAGACCGAGGCTTGATAGCCACGTCCGCGGCTTGCGGAATTTGTAAAACTGTGCCGCCCACATCTGATGCTGGCCGACGCCGGTGGTGATGATCGTGTCACGGTCTTTGGTCAGTTTCCAAAGCTCGTAAATCGCCTGTTGGGGAAGAATCGCCTCGGGATGCTCCCGATACCGGAAAGGTTCCGTCTCCTTCCAGTGTTTAATCTTGGCATGCCACTCAGAAATGTCCTCAGGCGGCTCAATGATCTTATTCAATTCCTCAAGGGCGTATTTCAGGTCGCTCACAATGCCAATGTGGGCGTGCTTCACCTTATTAAGTTCGGAGGGGTCGATGTCGATGTGGACAATGGTAGCATATTTTGCGAATTCGCTGACTTTGCCCGTGACACGATCGTCGAATCGCACACCAAACGCAAGGAGCAGGTCGCACTCGGCCACCGCGTAATTGGCATAAATGCTGCCATGCATGCCCAGCATATCAAGCGAGAGCGGGTGGTCACCCGGAAATCCACCCAGGCCCATCGCAGTCATGGCCACAGGGATGGATGTCTTCTCCGCAAACTCACGGAGGGCGTCAGCCGCACCCGAAGTGATGACGCCACCTCCCGCGTAAATAACTGGACGCCGTGACTTTTTCACCACCCGCGCCACTTCACGCAGTTCTTCCGGTCGCGCCAGACGGGGTACCGGCTTGTAGCCGGGCAGATCCATCGGCACGTCGTAATCGGGCACGGTTTGGGCGATTTGCACATTTTTAGGAATGTCGATCAAAACTGGGCCGGGGCGTCCCGTGCTGGCTACGTAGAAGGCCTCTTTGAACACACGGGCGAGATCATTGACGTCCGTCACCAGATAGTGGTGCTTTGTGATACTCCGGCTGACCTCAACGGTGGGCGTCTCCTGGAAAGCATCCGTTCCGATGACGGATGTCCCCACCTGCCCCGTAATTGCGATGATCGGGACACTGTCCAATTTGGCGTCGGCCAAGGGAGTGATGGCGTTCGTTGCCCCCGGACCGCTCGTCGTCATGAACACGCCAACTTTACCTGTAGACCGGGCATACCCCTGAGCGGCGAAACCGCCGCCCTGCTCATGTCGCGGAAGCACAACGCGAATCTTATCCCGATATCGCGTGAGGGCCTGATGAATGGGCATACTGGCCCCCCCGGGGTAAGCAAAGACGACCTCAACCCCGTGATTCACGAGCGACTGCACGACGATTTCAGCGCCGCTGACCGGTTCACGCTTCACTTCGATCTGAGGGCTTCGAGTTTGAGGCGCCTTTGTTGCCGTGCTCACTGGTTTTCACTCCTTTTTTTCAGCTCTGGTCGTGGTTTTTCCCCAAATCAGATAGGCCGCCTCGCCCGCTCCGCAGGCGTAAGGGCGAGTTCAGCACAAATTGCAATAATCTTCACCAATTCAGTGTCGAATACCGCTTTGTCTTATCTCCCTGCATTGATCAAAGATACGGCGTCGCCGGGCCCTTTTCAATGATTACTCGGCCAGAAAATAATGCCCCGACGGCAGGACGCGGCTGCACCAGATGCGATAACACTCTCACGCCTGGTCCAATAGGACAGCCTTTCCCGAGTCAATGGTTCGCGCGATTCTTAAAGCCCCGACTCCGTTTCCGCGATGAGACGCCGGATCGCCTCAGGGTCGTCCAGTTCCCTCAGTTGGGGGAGAAAACCTGGCTGCGCAAGAATCCGGCTAAGTCGGGCAAGCGTCCGCAGGTGGCCGCGGTCGTCCACAGAGCATATCAAAAAGAAACAATCTGTCAGGGCTCCAGACTCACTTCCGAACGGGATACCGCTCGCTGTCCTCCCGAATGCGAGGAACGGCTGGCCGAGAATCCGGCTAAGGGGACGTCGCGGGTGCAACAGGGCGACACCGTTTTCCAACGCTGTGGGGTGCATTTCTTCCCGAGCGAGAACCGCCTCGGCCATCGCCTCAGGATCCCAGAGCCATCCTGTTCGGGCGGCCACTTCCGCCATCCTTTGAATGACTGCGATCCGCGTCTTTGCCGCCAACGGGACTTCAATCGCTTCCGGTGGTAACATCTCGGCAATGGAGATTTCGCTTCCGGGGCTCGCTCTGCCACGGAGTTGCTGCTCCATTTCCGCCAGATCGTCATCCTCTGTGGCCAGCCCAATGCGGCGCTCCAGCCAGTGGTGGATTTCAGCGCGCGAAAATCGCCAGTGACCGGCGACTTTCCGCCCGGGAATTTTGCCTCGTTCAGCCAGCCGCTGCACTTGCTGAGGTGTGAGGTGCAGGTACGCGGCAAGGGAAGACAGATCAAAATCTTCTGTGTCCGACATCTGGCCTATCCCCTGTGTTTATCCCCAGTCCTGGACTCTCTCACCTGGGCTTGGTTCTTCAGGCTGCGCAACGCTGAAAACACAATCTTGGAAAACTCCGCGCAATACGCCAACTCACGAGACCCGATGCCGATAACCTTGATTGTCCGCTACGATGGGGTGGTGGTCTATCCAGGGCAGCAGCGCCAGGCTTTTCGTCGAACGAATTGTTTGGGCGCCCGATACCAACCGGGTAAAGTTGGCAAACCAGGCTGATTCTGCCGAAGTGATGGGTTGTTGCTTGGCGGAACTGGTCTTCGGGCCTCTTGCAAAGTTGACAGAATAAGTTATAACGGCGAACCAAAGGACTAATCGTATCGTGCAACACGGTGATTGTCGGCATATGGAGGAACAGCTTATGGACACCATCAATGTCGCGTTGATCGGTCAGGGGTTTATGGGGCGGTCCCACTCGAATGCGTGGGGTCAGGTGGCCAAGTTTTTCAAGCCGCCCATCAAGCCGATTATGCATACGTCTTTTGGTCAACCAGGGGTGGACCCCGACCCGGCGGGTTTCGCGGCGAATTGGGGCTGGAAAAATGTTTCCACCGATTGGGAATCAGTCGTGAAGAACCCCGAAATCGGTCTCGTGGACATTGTGACGCCCAACTACATGCACGCGCCGGTGGCCAAGGCCGCCATCGCTGCGGGCAAACACGTGGCCTGTGAAAAGCCGATTGCAGGGACGCTTGCCGATGCCCGCGAAATGGTGGAGGCGGCGAAGAAAGCGAATGTGAAGACGTTTGTGTGGTTCAACTATCGCCGATGCCCTGCCGTGGCACTCGCCCATCTGTTGGTCAAGCAGGGAAAGCTCGGTGAAATTCGGCACGTTCGTGCTGCGTATCTCCAGGATTGGGCTGACGAAAACGTACCCCTCGTTTGGCGATTCGATAAGAATCTCGCGGGCTCCGGCGCCCACGGGGACCTGAACGCTCACATTGTGGACATGACACGTTTCGTCACCGGCTTGGAAATCACTGAAATTGCCGGCGCAATCGCAGAAACGTTTATCAAGAAGCGGAGACTGCCAAGTGCAGGCTCGACTGGTGCAATCGTTTCGGGTGGTGCCGGCAAGGAGGAGTGGGGCGACGTCACTGTGGATGACACGGTGCTCTTCCTGGCACGATTCTCCAATGGTGCCGTCGCCAGCTTCGAGGCGGCACGTCAGGCCACCGGCAATCAGAACCGCAACATGTTCGAAATCAATGGCACAAAAGGTGCGCTCAAGTTTGATTTCGAGCGGATGAATGAACTGCTGTTCTATGATGCCACGCTGCCTCGCGCGGTCCAGGGTTGGACGAACATCATGGTCACACATGCTCCGGATCACCCGTATATCGCCAACTGGTGGCCGGACGCCCACATCATCGGTTACGAACACGGCTTTGTGAACCAGGCGTATGATATCCTGCGAGTGATTGCCGGTCAGGAGCCTGTGGTGCCGATTCCGGACTTCGAGGACGCTTATCAAACGCAGCGGGTCTTGGAGGCCGCTTTGATTTCTGCCCGGGAGCGGCGCCCGGTGAAGCTCGAAGAGGTGTACTGAACTGACCTCGAGCCCGTCGCGTCGAGTAAATGGTGACGGGACGTTGGTCAACTGGAGATTGGTGAAACTTTCCGACAGGAGGTCACTCGGGGCGCTATGGACCGAGGAGCGGCTAGTCCAGAGCGCCCCTTTTCTCTCTCATCACGGCATTTGCCTGTGGGGATGATCTCCGTTTTCCTCAATGCCGGCTTCCGTTTGGTGATCGCCGAGTGATTACCTGTCCATCCGCGCTTTTGCAAAAACTACGACACCTCGCGGGCGCAATGCGCGTTGCAGGGGGCAATTCATGAATTGCCCCTACCGTTTAGACGGCAACTGAACCGGAGACTCGGAGCCCGGCCAGTGAAATGGCCTGTGCAAGCTCCAAGAACGGACCTAACATGCAGGTCCTTCCGGGCTGAATCCCGCCCCGCCCGAAGCCATGCCGAGGTCCACGTCCCCGTCAGAAAGAATGAGGATGAGTCAGGAGTGTTTACCGGTCACGATCTCGGGCGGAAACCAACAACAGGTAATAGAGCAGAGTGAGGATCGCCTGGAGCGTGGCCGCCACGTAAGTCCAGGCCGCTGCATTGAGAACTCGATTCACATAAGTAAGTTCCTCAGGGGAGACGATGCCGCGTTCCACCAGGAGCTGCTTGGCCCGGCGGCTTGCGTTGAACTCGACGGGCAGATTGATGACTTGAAAGATGACCACCGCCGAGAACAGATAAACACCCACCCAGGCGAGCCAGGTGAGACCCATCCCTAAACCGATGAGAAGGGCGAGAAGACCCAGGCTGCTTCCGAAATTGGCAGCCGGATAGGCGATTTGGGTAATCATGAGGGGCGCATACCCGTGGGCATGCTGAAGGGCATGACCCACTTCATGAGCCGCAATTCCCACCGAGGCGAGGCTTCGGCCCCGATAGACGTCAGGGCTGAGGCGGATGACGCGCTCGCTTGGGGAATAATGGTCAGTTAATTCACCGGGGACCATATCCACGTCCACATCCGTGAGCCCGGCAGAGTTGAGAATTAACCGAGCTGCCTCTGCCCCACTCAGTCGCGCCGGGATTTGCCTTGCCTGCGCATAGGTGCTGCGCACCCGGAACTGGGCCCACAGAGCCAAAATGATCGCCGGACTAATGAAGATCAGGTAAAACGGATCGAAGAAAAACATCGGCACGACGCGTTCACCTCCTCAAAAATTTATCCATTCCAGTGTTGACACCATCCCCGATGTGTTCACCGGGCAAACCCCTTGAATGTCGGAAGATGCCCGTCGTGATGACAGGCTTCAACCCAATTTTACGTTGGGTTTTCAGATTGTGTAGATCGGATTCCTGTTGCAGAATCAGGCTTGCCGGTCTAACATGGTAGCGGCGAAGTGGAAGACAATCTGGGCACACTCGAAAGGAGCCGTCCTCCAACCGGGCCACGAAGGTGTCGCCCTGTGCAGAAAAGCTTGGCGGCGTCAATCCCTGGCTCTGGCTTCCCCCCAATCCGGACTGAATGCCCGGACGCTCAATTCGGGATCAAAGAATCAACTGCCGTGACTCGTGTTGGGTATTCCTTCAGACGCATTTCGGGAGGACTATGTTATGCAGCAGCCTCGTATCTCACGCAGACGCGCGTTGCAATCCCTTGTGGCCACGTCGCTGGCCATTCCCTCATGCGTCAAGGCGACGGCCTTGGGGCTTGAAGGAGCCACACCGGCCAGTGAACGGGTGACGGTCGGACACATCGGAGTGGGAGGACGTGGACGGGATTTGCTTCGAGGTTTCATGACCTGTCCTGGCGCGCAACCCGTAGCGGTTGCCGACGCCTATCGCGACCGTCGCGAGGCGATGGCGGAAATGATTGAAGGAAAGGCCTACGGAGACTTTCGCGAACTGTTGGCCCGCGAGGATATCGATGCGGTGGTCATTGCCACTCCTGATCACTGGCACGTGCCCATCGCAATCATGGCGGCCAAGGCCGGCAAACACGCTTACGTCGAGAAACCGCTCGGACTGACAGTGGAGCAGGACCTGCTGTGCCGCAAGGTTTTCCGCGAAACCGGCCGTGTGTTCCAGTATGGAACCCAGCAGCGGAGCATGGCCCACGGCCGATTTGGCTGCGAACTGGTTCGCAGCGGGAAAATCGGCGAACTGAAAAGGATCGAGGTGATTGCCCCTGATGGTGGAGCAGGTGGGTCCACTGAACCGGCTCCTGTGCCGCCTGAGCTGGATTACGAAATGTGGATCGGTCCAGCCCCCATGAAGCCGTACACGGTGAGCCGTTGCAATCCACCGGGGACTTACTGGATTTATGATTTTTCCATCGGATTCCTGGCCGGTTGGGGGGCCCATCCGCTGGATATCATGATCTGGGGATGTGACGCAGATCTGGCAGGCCCGATGACCTTCGAGGGAACTGGTGAGATTCCGAAAGAGGGACTCTACGATACCGTGATCCACTGGGATGTGACCGTCCAGATGGGAAATGGGGTGGTGATGACCTTCAAGCCGGGCAGCGATTCAACGAAATTCATCGGCACAGAAGGCTGGGTGGACGTGCGCCGCGCAGGGATTGATGCCGAACCGAAGTCGCTCCTTAAGCTGGAGTTGGGTCCCAATGACGTGCACCTGACCCGCAGTCCGCGACACGACCAGAATTTCATCGAAGCCATCAAATCCGGTGGAAAGGCCATTGCCCCGATCGATGAGGCTGTGCGATCGGACATCATCAGCCATATGTGCGATATTGCCATCCGCACTGGCCGGAAAATCACGTGGGATCCCAAGAAAGAAGAAATCGTCGGCGATCCGGAGGCCGCCAAGATGCTATCCCGGCCAATGAGGCCGCCGTGGAAGCTGGAGGTCTGACCGACTGGTCCATTGGGAAAGCGGCGGGGATGGCTTCCACCAACTTTCCCAACCACCGTTCCGTGCACGATTCAGGCGGTAAGCGGTGAGATCGGGTGTACAACGCCCGGCCGCTGCCGCGCTGTGTCCGAGCCGCCACCAACAAAGGTCAGGCGTCCGCCCGAGCTGTGCGGGAAGCGAAAAAACCAAGCTCATGTGTGAGCTCAGTGAGCGTTGTCAACGCTCGCCGGAGTTCTGGGAAGATTGAGGCGCTGTAGACACCGTGTAGGCCCACTGAGGCGCGCGGCTCTCAATGCGCAACTCCGCCCAACATCCCCAATCGCCGACGGAGTTGCCCGCCGGTCCGACGTCTGCCACGAGTTTGAGCTTGATGGTCTTCCCTGCCCAGGGACTTAGATCGAGCTCCCAGGGATGCCAAGCGTGGTCGCGCTGGATGATTTCTCCAAGGAGCGTGTGCTGGCCGCCATCGTCCACCACATAAACCTGGTACAGGATGCCGTCTCCGGGGTCGCTTCCGTCGCCTTTGCCTACGGCACATCGCAAACAGGCAGGCACATTCGGCGGAAGATGAACTGGCTCGAGGACGGCCGCCACGTAGCCCACACCTCCGCGATAGGGCGGATGCATGAACAGAGATGCCTTCTCCACGCCCCCGCAGGAAGTTTTCCTTTTGTCCACGATCGCCCCTGTGGCCGAGTCCACAGGGGCCTCGTTGTGACCGCGCACGCATTGCATGGTGGATTCAATTTCAGGAAACGGCACAACTTCCACGAGTCGGCGGTCCACAGCGAGCCGCCACATTTGGCGAAGAGTGAAACCGTTTGCACTGAGTTCCACCGGCACATCGATGACGCCCTTCTTTTCCGGTGGTCGGAAGGGTAGAGAGACCACCGTCCAACTCCGCGGAGCGAGTTTAACCTGTTGAGTGGCTTCCCCAACTTTAACCAGGAAAGGTTTTTCGTCCGGCAAATTGGCACGCAGTGACAGCGACCATTTTTGCTCAGCGGCGTTTACCTGGAGATCAACATCCGCCAGGGGAACCACGCGAAAATCCAACCAGTGTCCATTATGCGAGTGCCACACGAGACTTCCTGGTTTGGCGTCGAGGGGAACAATCCAGGACCCAGAAGGTTTCCCTTCGATCTTAACGGTCTCGCCGGGTACGACCGTTTCCCGATCGCAGTTCAGGCTGGTGGAAGGCGGCGGTTCAGGTATGAGTCGGTAGCTGAAAGATGGGTTCTGGGGAACCACGTGGACAAATCCCCGAGCAAACCTGACCTCAACCGGTTGGCCCTCCCTGCTCTCTTCATCAAGGCCGGTTGCCTTGGCTGACTGGCCATTCAACTTGACAGCCATGACGCTGCAATCGAGGGGAATTAGCTCAAAACTTCCGTCCGATTTTGGCAGCAGGACCAATTGGCCATCACACAGCACACGCGGAAAACGTGTGATTTTTCCCCGCCCGTTGGCATAGATGTAAGCTGGGGATTCTACGTAGTCGCAACGGTGATTCTCTATGAGGGCCGAATACGCGAGCAGCTGACCGTCGGGAAACTCTCCCCGTGCACACCAACCGTTCGGCGGTAAAGTCAGGTCCATTTCCGGAATATGCCATGAATCGTGGGAGTGGCCGTTCACCCACAGCTCAAGGCCGTTGGAGTACTTCACGTACACCTGTGACCGGCGGTACGCTCCTGTGAGGAGCGCTCGGCTGGTCGGTTCCAGGTGCCCTTCAGCATTCCAGTAACGGATATCCGCCACTGTGGCCTGGGCATATCGGGCGTGAATTTGTTGTACTGAGTAGTAGCTTCGGATGGCGTTGCCCATTCCGCCTTCCATGACAAGAAAGCCCGTGTGACCAAAGGCGAGTGTCGCTGCCAGAAACCGATCCAGTGCCTGCTCGTCGCTCAGGTGGGGGTGGCCCTGCGGATAAAACATCCCCAAATTTCCCATCCCGAAATTGCAGCACAGGGGGTGGAGTTTCCGCAGGTCAAAATCGACCAGCCAGGGATTGATATCGAGCCGGGCGAGTTGGTCCTGACCGTAATTGCCATCCGTCAGACCGCAGTAGTACCAGTGGTTGTTCCCTTCGCTGTACACCGGCCCATTCCAGGTGGCCTTCTGGTGAAGCATGATCTCGCCATAGGCATAGAATGTGGCGGCGAAGGTCCCTGCTCCTGGTACACGGGCATCAAAGTCGCAGTAATCCCACGGGCGGACGGCCGTGTGGACGTCGCAGTACGCGGTGCTCAGATGGAATTTCTCCTGAATGATGGGGGCCAGTTTAGCCTCGAATTCCACCGCTCGGGCTGGTTTGAGGTTGTAACAGCGTGGCCACGCCCGGCGCCAGTTACCGTCCGATAACCGTGTGACGCAGTCCTCATTCCAGAACTCATTGACTGGCGCGTAGTCCGTATAGTTGTTGTAGATGCCGTAGCGAAATCCCAGTTCCTGCATTTTTTGGGCATACCAGCGCTGCCCTTCATCACCCCCCTTCCCCGGTGCCGCACGGGTACGCAGCGTGAAACTTTCGCCACCATCTCGCCAACCTGTCTCGTGGTCGGTGACGACGATGTTCGTCATACCGTAGCGGGCGACGCGCTTCCACAGCTCATAATCACGCTGGCGATTCGACGCCCCGTGAGCCCGCCAAACTCGCTCTCCGGCCACGTGCATCCAGGGGGATTTTGGATTAGGAATATTCGGCAATACCTCTTCAAACTGGGGTGAGACTGTCAGGAAGATGCGTTCAAAGCAGTCATTGAGTTGGCCGTCTGTTTTGGGCAGATAGCGGGCACCACCGTTATACACGAGATGCTGAGGGGAAGGATCATTGATCGCGAAAAGGGCCGACGCGTTGGAACGGTAGTAATCCACAAGCCCCATCATGAACAGTGGCATGTGATCATCCCCCGCCACAACGACGGCCGGTCGGTGGG
This is a stretch of genomic DNA from Thermogutta terrifontis. It encodes these proteins:
- a CDS encoding Gfo/Idh/MocA family protein, translated to MQQPRISRRRALQSLVATSLAIPSCVKATALGLEGATPASERVTVGHIGVGGRGRDLLRGFMTCPGAQPVAVADAYRDRREAMAEMIEGKAYGDFRELLAREDIDAVVIATPDHWHVPIAIMAAKAGKHAYVEKPLGLTVEQDLLCRKVFRETGRVFQYGTQQRSMAHGRFGCELVRSGKIGELKRIEVIAPDGGAGGSTEPAPVPPELDYEMWIGPAPMKPYTVSRCNPPGTYWIYDFSIGFLAGWGAHPLDIMIWGCDADLAGPMTFEGTGEIPKEGLYDTVIHWDVTVQMGNGVVMTFKPGSDSTKFIGTEGWVDVRRAGIDAEPKSLLKLELGPNDVHLTRSPRHDQNFIEAIKSGGKAIAPIDEAVRSDIISHMCDIAIRTGRKITWDPKKEEIVGDPEAAKMLSRPMRPPWKLEV
- a CDS encoding zinc metallopeptidase, with amino-acid sequence MFFFDPFYLIFISPAIILALWAQFRVRSTYAQARQIPARLSGAEAARLILNSAGLTDVDVDMVPGELTDHYSPSERVIRLSPDVYRGRSLASVGIAAHEVGHALQHAHGYAPLMITQIAYPAANFGSSLGLLALLIGLGMGLTWLAWVGVYLFSAVVIFQVINLPVEFNASRRAKQLLVERGIVSPEELTYVNRVLNAAAWTYVAATLQAILTLLYYLLLVSARDRDR
- a CDS encoding Gfo/Idh/MocA family protein translates to MDTINVALIGQGFMGRSHSNAWGQVAKFFKPPIKPIMHTSFGQPGVDPDPAGFAANWGWKNVSTDWESVVKNPEIGLVDIVTPNYMHAPVAKAAIAAGKHVACEKPIAGTLADAREMVEAAKKANVKTFVWFNYRRCPAVALAHLLVKQGKLGEIRHVRAAYLQDWADENVPLVWRFDKNLAGSGAHGDLNAHIVDMTRFVTGLEITEIAGAIAETFIKKRRLPSAGSTGAIVSGGAGKEEWGDVTVDDTVLFLARFSNGAVASFEAARQATGNQNRNMFEINGTKGALKFDFERMNELLFYDATLPRAVQGWTNIMVTHAPDHPYIANWWPDAHIIGYEHGFVNQAYDILRVIAGQEPVVPIPDFEDAYQTQRVLEAALISARERRPVKLEEVY
- a CDS encoding PTS sugar transporter subunit IIA; the protein is MSDTEDFDLSSLAAYLHLTPQQVQRLAERGKIPGRKVAGHWRFSRAEIHHWLERRIGLATEDDDLAEMEQQLRGRASPGSEISIAEMLPPEAIEVPLAAKTRIAVIQRMAEVAARTGWLWDPEAMAEAVLAREEMHPTALENGVALLHPRRPLSRILGQPFLAFGRTASGIPFGSESGALTDCFFLICSVDDRGHLRTLARLSRILAQPGFLPQLRELDDPEAIRRLIAETESGL
- the ilvB gene encoding biosynthetic-type acetolactate synthase large subunit produces the protein MSTATKAPQTRSPQIEVKREPVSGAEIVVQSLVNHGVEVVFAYPGGASMPIHQALTRYRDKIRVVLPRHEQGGGFAAQGYARSTGKVGVFMTTSGPGATNAITPLADAKLDSVPIIAITGQVGTSVIGTDAFQETPTVEVSRSITKHHYLVTDVNDLARVFKEAFYVASTGRPGPVLIDIPKNVQIAQTVPDYDVPMDLPGYKPVPRLARPEELREVARVVKKSRRPVIYAGGGVITSGAADALREFAEKTSIPVAMTAMGLGGFPGDHPLSLDMLGMHGSIYANYAVAECDLLLAFGVRFDDRVTGKVSEFAKYATIVHIDIDPSELNKVKHAHIGIVSDLKYALEELNKIIEPPEDISEWHAKIKHWKETEPFRYREHPEAILPQQAIYELWKLTKDRDTIITTGVGQHQMWAAQFYKFRKPRTWLSSLGLGTMGFGLPAAIGAKIAHPDKLVIDIDGDGSFLMNIQEMATCYCEKVPVKVLLLNNQHLGMVVQWEDRFHARNRAHTYLGPIDEPEAVGQGQGLAPRYHYPDFVTIAKGFNWKARHIRHKSELLDGLKELIDSEGPFLLDVLVPYQEHVLPMIPAGMTIRELIRE